In Rutidosis leptorrhynchoides isolate AG116_Rl617_1_P2 chromosome 2, CSIRO_AGI_Rlap_v1, whole genome shotgun sequence, one genomic interval encodes:
- the LOC139892284 gene encoding cold-regulated protein 27-like — translation MKDIVYPPVAVTVKETCSVTSQMTDEDFVEQEESSIMVSQKKDSSEWTNEKHSLYLKSIEASFVEQLYNSFDVQSCQTQKTSSSDAISSWRNHPKSCIPSGQFKVLQGGCWSKKSFKRENSHMKDTDRPHVSPGNTWIQHFTNGNRHVTIPLSSVHERLPSTATSAYPVSDSQLREEPGCANTEVTDQNFVEDTADKGKRQSSRKRLRTSVIAHSDNDQVVPFSTSDATEIGNSYVSSKK, via the exons ATGAAAGATATAGTCTATCCTCCGGTGGCCGTAACGGTGAAGGAAACGTGTTCCGTGACGTCACAGATGACCGACGAGGATTTTGTGGAGCAGGAAGAGAGTTCAATTATG GTATCCCAGAAAAAAGACTCATCAGAATGGACTAATGAAAAACATAGTTTATATCTAAAATCGATCGAAGCATCATTTGTTGAACAGTTATATAACTCTTTTGATGTGCAAAGTTGTCAAACACAAAAAACGTCTTCCTCGGATGCAATTTCATCTTGGAGAAACCATCCCAAATCTTGTATCCCTTCTGGCCAG TTTAAGGTTCTTCAAGGTGGCTGTTGGTCAAAGAAAAGCTTCAAAAGAGAGAATTCACATATGAAAGATACAGACAGACCACATGTTTCTCCTGGCAATACATGGATCCAGCATTTCACAAATGGAAATAGGCATGTAACTATACCTTTATCGTCAGTCCATGAAAGGCTACCATCAACTGCCACGTCAGCGTATCCTGTATCTGACTCACAGTTGCGTGAAGAGCCTGGTTGTGCTAACACAG AGGTAACAGATCAAAATTTTGTTGAAGACACGGCGGATAAGGGAAAGAGACAGTCAAGCCGAAAAAGGTTGCGAACTTCTGTAATTGCTCACTCGGACAACGATCAG GTGGTTCCTTTTTCCACTTCTGATGCAACTGAAATTGGCAATAGTTATGTTTCTTCAAAGAAGTAA